A portion of the Rubritalea squalenifaciens DSM 18772 genome contains these proteins:
- a CDS encoding DMP19 family protein, with protein MIGPVLDIPEETLRSLPDTLPGTPPVDITASDALRPGATQATSSTFKFQCGEQVVILQTFPRLHLTTTLKALDDMKIDTEKWCRDKMPSLIDRVFRAEQPNEVLARMPDRDRILFYIMIFDTELGSGGLHEYLCTINGDDFYNVIESAKIVGAVSLASSLEAVAHYFPVEIIKGDGYERADYVWTLAKNKGHYVVDDFIKVNVDENLYELLYKYYQSCQ; from the coding sequence ATGATCGGACCCGTACTCGACATCCCGGAGGAGACCCTGCGCTCCCTGCCGGACACTCTCCCGGGAACACCACCCGTGGACATCACCGCGTCCGATGCACTGCGCCCCGGCGCCACACAAGCCACCAGCTCCACCTTCAAGTTCCAGTGCGGCGAGCAAGTCGTCATACTCCAGACCTTCCCCCGCCTCCACCTAACAACAACCCTCAAAGCCTTGGATGATATGAAAATAGACACAGAAAAATGGTGCAGAGATAAAATGCCATCATTAATTGATCGCGTTTTCAGAGCGGAGCAACCTAACGAGGTTCTTGCTCGCATGCCAGATCGAGATAGAATCCTCTTTTATATAATGATATTTGATACTGAGCTCGGCAGTGGGGGATTGCACGAATATCTGTGTACAATCAATGGTGATGACTTTTACAATGTCATCGAGTCAGCTAAAATTGTTGGTGCTGTATCTCTAGCGTCTTCTCTGGAGGCAGTGGCGCACTATTTCCCGGTAGAAATAATAAAAGGAGATGGTTACGAACGGGCAGACTACGTTTGGACTCTTGCGAAAAACAAAGGTCATTATGTGGTAGATGATTTTATCAAAGTGAACGTTGATGAGAATCTGTATGAGCTTCTTTATAAATATTACCAAAGCTGCCAATAA